From a single Vibrio toranzoniae genomic region:
- a CDS encoding DUF3466 family protein, whose product MTCTKFKLTSVAALVFAATNANAALYKVVEVTSSITDASEIYGVAIQPAMVSGTESCFTTGTVGGVACADFKLAGETRDTVEGISYREEVPFAMDAAFQYLQEFDDFENYCNRELRYSTCEAWATDHWNAWSKERTDLTYVNAKAFVEGGETFTGRNTVINSLYAQSATEVEPLGVKSEGGIRNTALHTESVAPAGTSETRAWRAIKASNDKVYNVGSVSEDRGTTDTSKPDKVFSSKAAIWDGTTTKLIDWDNNSAFPAKTGDFFAQGSMRSIAESNSVFYGVGYNTTDGSGDLQDMDAAVFISKSLDLSDSSNTWVTKSISGAAVNSNSSDDYKYSNSVATDINDNLFAVGYSKRNGYVPESGSAGNKMFVVTDASASTPTATYLSGGIFFGGSSGEAKAVNNFNEFVGQIDAETTREVDGSERRHRGFIYPYNVDSSKDERRVDIFNGQAWWLDDLTNDGNVSGNNNQFRIIDATDINDAGVISATAIKCTVGGKVQAYDTTSHNSYCGGAASNAVEEVVAVKLVPIAGATKDDIQTRSADSEKVDRQGGSLGWFTLTVFALLGFRRKFK is encoded by the coding sequence ATGACTTGTACTAAATTTAAATTAACATCAGTTGCAGCATTAGTGTTTGCCGCAACTAACGCCAACGCTGCGCTTTATAAAGTCGTTGAAGTTACTTCTTCGATTACTGACGCATCTGAGATCTATGGTGTAGCGATTCAACCAGCGATGGTTTCCGGGACCGAAAGTTGTTTTACGACTGGTACTGTTGGGGGAGTTGCGTGTGCTGACTTTAAACTGGCTGGCGAGACACGAGATACTGTCGAAGGCATCAGTTATCGCGAAGAAGTCCCTTTCGCTATGGACGCTGCGTTCCAATATCTTCAAGAGTTCGATGACTTTGAAAACTACTGTAACCGTGAATTAAGATATTCAACATGTGAAGCGTGGGCTACAGATCATTGGAACGCTTGGAGCAAAGAGCGGACAGATCTTACTTATGTGAATGCAAAGGCTTTTGTTGAAGGTGGGGAGACATTTACAGGCCGAAACACGGTCATTAACTCACTGTATGCTCAATCTGCGACAGAAGTTGAACCTTTGGGTGTTAAATCAGAAGGCGGTATCCGTAATACTGCCCTTCATACTGAGTCGGTAGCTCCGGCTGGTACTTCTGAAACTCGTGCATGGCGTGCTATTAAAGCAAGTAACGACAAAGTCTACAATGTAGGTAGTGTTTCCGAAGACCGTGGTACGACAGATACCTCTAAACCCGATAAAGTATTTAGTTCTAAAGCTGCGATTTGGGATGGTACGACGACTAAACTAATCGATTGGGATAACAACTCTGCTTTTCCAGCGAAAACGGGTGACTTCTTTGCTCAAGGTAGTATGCGTTCTATCGCAGAGTCAAATTCCGTTTTTTATGGTGTAGGTTATAACACTACAGATGGTAGTGGTGACCTACAAGATATGGATGCGGCGGTTTTTATCAGTAAATCTCTGGACTTGTCTGATAGCAGTAACACATGGGTAACTAAATCGATTAGTGGTGCTGCGGTTAACTCGAACTCATCTGATGACTATAAGTACAGTAACTCAGTAGCGACCGATATTAACGATAATTTGTTCGCTGTTGGTTACTCTAAGCGTAACGGCTATGTACCAGAGAGTGGTAGCGCAGGTAACAAGATGTTCGTTGTGACAGATGCGTCTGCATCTACTCCTACTGCAACATATCTGTCTGGCGGTATCTTCTTCGGTGGCTCAAGTGGTGAAGCTAAAGCTGTGAACAACTTCAATGAGTTTGTGGGTCAGATTGACGCAGAAACGACTCGTGAGGTTGATGGTAGTGAGCGTAGGCATCGTGGTTTTATCTACCCGTACAATGTCGATTCCTCGAAAGATGAGCGTCGTGTAGACATCTTTAACGGCCAAGCTTGGTGGTTAGATGATCTAACCAATGATGGTAACGTTTCTGGAAATAACAACCAGTTCCGAATTATTGACGCAACTGACATTAATGATGCAGGTGTGATTTCAGCAACAGCTATCAAATGTACCGTTGGTGGTAAAGTTCAAGCGTATGATACAACATCTCATAACTCTTACTGTGGTGGCGCTGCATCTAACGCAGTAGAAGAAGTTGTTGCTGTTAAACTGGTTCCAATAGCTGGTGCTACTAAAGATGATATTCAAACTCGTAGTGCCGACTCCGAGAAAGTCGATCGCCAAGGTGGTAGCCTAGGTTGGTTTACTTTGACTGTGTTTGCTCTGTTAGGGTTCCGTAGAAAATTTAAATAA
- the rmf gene encoding ribosome modulation factor, which produces MKRQKRDRLERAQSQGYKAGLNGRSQEACPYSQMDSRSYWLGGWRDAKDDKHSGLYK; this is translated from the coding sequence ATGAAGAGACAGAAGCGAGATCGACTAGAACGAGCACAATCTCAAGGCTACAAGGCTGGTTTGAATGGTAGGTCGCAAGAAGCTTGCCCATACAGCCAAATGGATTCTAGATCGTATTGGTTAGGTGGCTGGCGAGATGCTAAAGATGATAAGCATTCAGGTCTCTATAAGTAG
- the fabA gene encoding bifunctional 3-hydroxydecanoyl-ACP dehydratase/trans-2-decenoyl-ACP isomerase — MQNKRDSYTREDLLASSQGELWPEGPQLPAPNMLMMDRITKMSETEGDFGKGLILAELDITPDLWFFDCHFPGDPVMPGCLGLDAMWQLVGFYLGWVGGKGKGRALGVGEVKFTGQILPTAKKVTYEIHMKRVVNRRLVMGLADGRVLVDGKEIYVAKDLKVGLFQDTSAF; from the coding sequence ATGCAAAACAAACGTGATTCTTACACTCGCGAAGATCTTCTAGCATCAAGCCAGGGCGAACTATGGCCAGAAGGTCCTCAACTACCAGCACCGAACATGTTGATGATGGATCGCATCACAAAAATGTCTGAGACTGAAGGTGATTTCGGTAAAGGGTTGATTCTTGCTGAGCTGGATATTACTCCTGACCTATGGTTCTTTGACTGTCACTTCCCTGGCGATCCAGTAATGCCTGGTTGCCTAGGCCTTGACGCAATGTGGCAGCTTGTTGGGTTCTACCTTGGTTGGGTTGGCGGCAAAGGTAAAGGCCGTGCTCTAGGTGTTGGCGAAGTGAAATTCACAGGTCAAATTCTACCTACAGCGAAAAAAGTCACTTATGAGATCCACATGAAACGCGTTGTTAACCGCCGCTTGGTGATGGGTCTTGCTGATGGTCGCGTACTTGTTGATGGTAAAGAGATCTATGTTGCTAAAGATTTGAAAGTTGGCCTTTTCCAAGATACGTCAGCATTCTAA
- a CDS encoding AAA family ATPase codes for MTQVDWRHVTPQYDEYNAQLEQFPDISPFPFSNIQHRFRDALTRFTRLSNLSRVLLVNAPDNSIYRQMIVESLVTALDDQTQPVIKTESLNAISLFNQVQSKDGKVVATKPGLLARANNGYLIVSANLILANPGSWLLLKSALLGDAVEPISSNPEHLNQSPVLPLTYDIKLIVVGDRSQLGDLDYLDSDIQTGFCLFSEIEQDIKLSHDTLTQYLGYLKWLQQRYSLPTITQQALIGILSAGARETEDQSYIPLCPIWHNALLNEAVIEANNGEIDLHHVQQAQQHKYNRESYLPERALDDIRDGQVIIETKGEQVGQVNGLTVIDVPGHPISYGEPARISCVIHFGDGDIADVERKAELGGNLHAKGMMIMQAFLSSSLNLEDPLPYAASVVFEQSYCEVDGDSASLAELCSLVSALSEYPINQQIAVTGAVDQFGRVQAVGGLNEKIEGFYHVCKHNGLTGEQGVILPRSNLRHLALKPDLIESIKNEEFHIWSVSNVDEAIPLIMNKPFRDDEQENVLSKIAERIENFERHEHRIGIVGRIKNWFV; via the coding sequence ATGACTCAAGTAGATTGGCGACATGTTACGCCTCAGTACGACGAATATAACGCTCAATTAGAGCAATTCCCTGACATCTCGCCTTTCCCGTTTTCAAACATTCAACATAGATTTAGAGACGCCTTAACCCGTTTTACTCGCTTATCTAACCTTTCGCGTGTTTTACTTGTAAACGCTCCAGACAATTCTATCTATCGTCAGATGATTGTCGAATCTTTAGTTACTGCTTTAGATGATCAAACACAGCCTGTAATAAAAACTGAATCGTTAAATGCTATTTCTTTGTTTAACCAGGTTCAATCAAAAGACGGTAAAGTTGTTGCGACAAAACCCGGCTTACTGGCTAGAGCAAACAACGGCTACCTGATCGTTTCAGCAAACTTGATCTTGGCAAACCCGGGAAGCTGGCTATTGTTAAAGTCTGCGCTCCTTGGTGATGCGGTAGAACCAATCAGTAGTAACCCTGAACACTTAAACCAATCTCCGGTTTTACCTCTCACTTATGACATTAAGCTGATTGTTGTTGGAGACAGATCTCAATTAGGGGACCTTGATTATCTAGATAGTGATATTCAAACCGGTTTTTGCCTATTCAGTGAAATTGAACAAGACATCAAGCTTTCACACGACACTTTGACTCAATATCTTGGTTATCTAAAATGGCTTCAGCAACGTTATAGCTTGCCAACAATTACGCAACAGGCGCTAATTGGAATTCTTAGCGCTGGCGCCAGGGAGACCGAAGATCAAAGCTATATTCCGTTGTGCCCTATTTGGCACAACGCATTGCTGAACGAAGCTGTGATTGAAGCTAATAACGGAGAAATTGACCTTCACCATGTTCAACAAGCTCAGCAACACAAGTACAACCGTGAATCATATCTGCCTGAGCGTGCTCTTGATGATATTCGAGATGGCCAAGTCATTATCGAAACAAAGGGTGAACAAGTAGGTCAAGTTAATGGTCTGACTGTTATTGATGTACCGGGACACCCTATATCGTATGGTGAACCTGCACGTATTTCATGTGTCATTCATTTTGGTGATGGTGATATTGCCGATGTTGAGCGTAAAGCCGAACTTGGTGGTAACCTTCATGCGAAAGGCATGATGATCATGCAAGCGTTTTTGAGCAGTTCGCTCAACTTAGAAGATCCCCTGCCATATGCAGCTTCCGTGGTATTTGAACAGTCGTATTGCGAAGTCGACGGAGATAGCGCTTCTCTAGCTGAGTTATGCTCGTTAGTAAGTGCGCTTTCTGAGTACCCTATTAACCAGCAAATAGCGGTTACAGGCGCTGTTGACCAATTCGGTCGCGTACAAGCGGTAGGCGGTCTAAACGAAAAAATTGAAGGCTTCTATCATGTGTGTAAACACAATGGCTTAACTGGCGAACAAGGCGTGATCCTTCCAAGATCTAACTTAAGGCATCTGGCTCTGAAACCTGATCTCATTGAAAGCATCAAAAATGAAGAATTCCATATTTGGTCTGTGTCTAATGTAGATGAAGCTATTCCTCTGATTATGAACAAACCATTTAGAGACGATGAACAAGAAAACGTACTGAGCAAAATAGCAGAACGTATTGAAAACTTTGAAAGACATGAACACCGTATTGGAATTGTTGGACGCATTAAAAACTGGTTTGTCTAG
- the matP gene encoding macrodomain Ter protein MatP produces MKYQQLENLECGWKWNYLVKKWKEGEVITCHIDSSEAEVAVQALLKLEHQPTGVLEWISNNISPELDNKLKQAIRAKRKRHFNAEQVHTKKKSIDLDYRVWEKLSQRANELGCTLSDAIEYLVSEASRSEQASKTVTSLKEDLSKLLSDDK; encoded by the coding sequence ATGAAATATCAGCAACTTGAAAATCTAGAATGTGGTTGGAAATGGAACTATCTGGTCAAAAAATGGAAAGAAGGTGAAGTGATCACCTGCCATATTGATTCAAGTGAAGCTGAGGTTGCTGTACAAGCCTTATTGAAGCTCGAACACCAACCCACAGGTGTTCTTGAGTGGATATCTAATAATATCTCTCCAGAGCTCGATAACAAGCTTAAACAAGCGATCAGAGCCAAGCGAAAGCGTCACTTCAACGCAGAACAAGTTCACACGAAGAAAAAGTCGATCGACCTTGATTATCGTGTATGGGAGAAACTTTCCCAACGAGCTAACGAGCTTGGTTGCACGCTATCTGATGCCATCGAGTACTTAGTCAGTGAAGCATCTCGTAGTGAACAAGCGAGTAAGACAGTAACCAGTCTTAAAGAAGACCTGAGTAAACTCCTTTCTGACGATAAATAA
- a CDS encoding DUF3634 family protein, with translation MMYVILIGAILVFWLVAIDRPVLKIKFNNGAIEQVKGHLSPSFKHNLEEIGHKNLFKGELKVYAKRSGYNLKFTKDVPKSVQQRIRNVFPHNGFKSKGSKRA, from the coding sequence ATGATGTACGTAATCTTAATTGGTGCAATATTGGTTTTTTGGTTGGTCGCAATTGATAGGCCAGTATTAAAAATCAAATTTAACAATGGGGCGATCGAACAAGTTAAAGGTCATCTTTCACCCAGTTTTAAACACAACCTTGAAGAAATTGGTCATAAAAATCTCTTCAAGGGAGAACTTAAAGTATATGCCAAACGCTCTGGTTATAATCTCAAGTTCACTAAAGATGTACCTAAAAGCGTTCAGCAGCGCATTCGCAACGTATTCCCGCACAATGGATTTAAATCTAAAGGTTCAAAGAGGGCGTAA
- a CDS encoding DUF2971 domain-containing protein: MLPRLYKFRSLHDRNIQSISECSLWFDYAKTFNNPFESNLALNENLQNDFKVMCFSQSSDHPILWSQYGDNFRGMCIEYDLNYYNGKADLNCFKVQYEDDITVFNSPPKDDKTTKVGTELFKIKHSNWRFEQEYRWVLPDEEIVGHKLYLNRECLRSVILSEHAPVDRKLKVLMTCQELGIPVKHASAKQDSFTFQVVSEA, translated from the coding sequence ATGTTACCTAGGCTTTATAAGTTCAGATCTCTTCACGATAGAAATATACAGTCAATATCTGAGTGCTCGTTGTGGTTTGATTACGCAAAAACTTTTAATAACCCTTTTGAATCTAACCTCGCGCTAAACGAAAACCTTCAAAACGATTTCAAAGTAATGTGCTTTTCTCAATCTAGTGATCACCCAATATTGTGGTCACAGTATGGCGATAATTTCAGGGGTATGTGTATCGAGTATGATCTTAATTATTATAACGGCAAAGCTGACCTTAACTGTTTTAAAGTCCAATATGAAGATGACATCACCGTTTTTAATTCACCTCCCAAAGATGATAAAACGACTAAGGTAGGTACCGAATTATTTAAAATCAAACATTCAAATTGGCGTTTCGAGCAAGAATATCGATGGGTATTGCCTGATGAAGAGATCGTTGGGCATAAATTATATCTGAATAGAGAGTGCTTGAGGTCAGTGATTCTTTCAGAACACGCCCCTGTTGATAGAAAGCTGAAAGTCCTAATGACTTGTCAAGAGCTAGGCATTCCCGTTAAACATGCGAGTGCTAAGCAAGACTCATTTACTTTTCAAGTGGTTAGCGAAGCTTAA
- a CDS encoding outer membrane beta-barrel protein — translation MKISTIALSLFTIFGMNTYTLASNNETDSKDLGNFYAGIDAGFYNETELEYRGSAIEDSSDLSDFSYNLVGGYEFNTHDAVKLGLEAEYRKIGKVNYSDIMDVEGQAFFVNIKPKFIVKGDVLDLYVSLLAGVGSMDMEAKAFGVSGSKSEAAYQVGGELGAILTDNIDIHLGYRNARVEIDSVDVSSQTAYIGARYHF, via the coding sequence ATGAAAATTAGTACAATCGCCCTATCACTATTCACCATTTTTGGGATGAACACATACACACTTGCTAGTAACAATGAAACCGATTCTAAAGACCTTGGTAATTTTTACGCTGGCATCGATGCCGGATTTTATAATGAAACTGAATTAGAATACCGTGGTAGCGCAATTGAAGATTCATCTGATCTATCAGACTTCAGCTATAACTTAGTTGGTGGCTACGAATTCAATACGCACGATGCTGTCAAACTGGGATTAGAGGCCGAGTACCGCAAAATTGGAAAAGTTAATTATAGCGACATAATGGATGTTGAAGGCCAAGCTTTCTTCGTAAATATTAAACCTAAGTTTATTGTTAAAGGTGACGTATTAGATCTGTATGTGTCTCTATTAGCTGGCGTTGGTTCTATGGATATGGAAGCAAAAGCATTCGGAGTGTCAGGCTCTAAATCTGAAGCGGCTTATCAGGTTGGCGGTGAGCTTGGTGCGATCCTTACAGACAACATCGACATTCATCTTGGTTACCGAAATGCCCGCGTGGAAATAGACTCCGTCGATGTTTCATCTCAAACGGCTTACATCGGTGCAAGGTACCATTTCTAA
- a CDS encoding ATP-binding protein, producing MSSEGQEELQEARIELQKLKSRERKLAEENRVILSTISAISKASNIAEIFSSIEFVLKKYIKFDDFIVISRVGNEGKFKTLLTNNRVFGKIKWSDSGKLSRVINGECVILFEPKSLGEFNSLHPIILDQINSVLITGIDSGLTQSVIIFVHSNTKHFDIETKATLSRFRPLIERAVFDIENKEKLEATVRKRTAELVTARKEAERANKAKSEFLAMMSHELRTPLNAVIGLIDTLKSTQLDEEQQSILLNMSTSSELLLAIISDVLDFSKIESGSFSLAPQWSDIRDAVTFVLSEQKKTADNKGLELTSTSYIPEGELHYTDPTRLIQILFNLIGNAIKFTEYGHVHVSIDYQQSSFDITVEDTGIGISSQQISSLFSPFVQADSTITRRFGGTGLGLAITKRLVELMGGRISVESKLGKGSKFKVHLPVLTRAMNKQDCTKANKRSRKLRSRYAVLVVEDNPTNQMVIKLILTRQGHEVFIASNGEEALNFIEKDNDRIDIILMDVSMPVMDGLTTTKYIRDANIETPIVALTAHTSIEDRYSCLNVGMNDFVTKPVRTKEITEAINRLMLNA from the coding sequence ATGAGTTCTGAAGGTCAAGAAGAGCTGCAAGAAGCCCGTATTGAACTGCAAAAACTAAAATCACGTGAACGAAAATTAGCTGAAGAAAATAGGGTGATCCTATCAACCATTTCGGCTATCAGTAAAGCGAGCAACATTGCAGAAATATTCTCTAGTATTGAATTTGTACTCAAAAAATACATAAAATTCGATGATTTTATCGTGATCTCAAGGGTCGGGAATGAAGGGAAATTCAAAACTTTGTTAACCAATAATAGAGTATTTGGAAAGATAAAATGGAGTGATAGCGGTAAACTATCGCGAGTCATCAATGGAGAATGCGTTATCCTTTTTGAACCCAAATCGTTGGGTGAATTTAACTCTTTGCATCCCATCATACTCGACCAAATTAACTCTGTTTTGATCACCGGCATCGATAGTGGATTAACTCAATCCGTCATTATCTTTGTTCATTCGAACACTAAGCATTTTGATATTGAAACCAAAGCGACCCTAAGCCGTTTTCGTCCTCTAATTGAACGAGCGGTGTTTGATATAGAAAATAAAGAGAAACTCGAAGCCACCGTTCGAAAGCGAACAGCGGAGCTTGTCACAGCAAGAAAAGAAGCAGAAAGAGCCAACAAGGCAAAGTCTGAATTCTTAGCAATGATGAGTCATGAGTTAAGAACCCCATTAAACGCAGTCATAGGCTTAATCGACACACTAAAGTCAACACAGTTAGATGAAGAACAACAGTCTATACTGCTTAATATGAGTACATCATCTGAGCTTTTGTTAGCAATTATCAGTGACGTGTTGGATTTTTCTAAAATCGAGTCTGGAAGTTTCTCTTTGGCTCCTCAATGGAGCGACATAAGAGACGCTGTAACTTTTGTGTTATCTGAACAAAAGAAGACAGCAGACAATAAGGGATTGGAGTTAACCTCCACGAGTTATATACCTGAAGGGGAACTTCATTATACCGATCCAACTCGCTTAATACAGATTCTATTTAATCTGATTGGTAACGCGATAAAGTTCACCGAATATGGACATGTTCATGTATCGATTGATTACCAACAGAGCTCTTTTGATATAACGGTGGAAGATACCGGGATTGGCATTAGCTCACAGCAAATTTCGTCATTGTTCAGCCCGTTCGTACAAGCCGATAGCACAATCACACGTAGGTTTGGTGGTACAGGTTTGGGCTTAGCTATCACTAAACGACTTGTTGAATTGATGGGTGGTCGCATTAGCGTAGAGAGTAAGCTAGGCAAAGGTTCTAAGTTCAAAGTGCATTTACCCGTGCTCACTAGAGCAATGAACAAACAGGATTGCACTAAAGCAAATAAACGATCTCGAAAGCTAAGAAGTCGCTATGCAGTTTTAGTTGTTGAAGATAACCCAACGAATCAAATGGTGATCAAGTTAATCCTAACGCGACAAGGGCACGAAGTTTTTATTGCAAGTAACGGTGAAGAAGCACTTAACTTTATCGAGAAAGACAACGATCGGATAGATATTATTTTAATGGACGTGTCGATGCCAGTAATGGATGGATTAACCACAACGAAATACATTAGAGATGCCAATATCGAAACACCAATCGTTGCGTTGACAGCGCACACATCAATAGAAGACAGATATTCGTGTCTAAATGTAGGCATGAATGATTTCGTAACGAAGCCTGTACGAACCAAAGAGATAACAGAAGCAATTAATAGACTAATGCTTAACGCCTAA
- a CDS encoding FIST signal transduction protein: MKFLSKVSYSLDYKVAVDELLSGVLKSDDIACLICYCTEEYSTLAVQQHLVNALPHTPIHGCTTCHGIMTETGFHSGPVIGALIIYDTGINAYGTGIEHFGDSIEKNTFRAIDKALKNANREGEIPDLILLHSTPGNEEKIMAAIDKKFGTAVPIIGGSAADNQVSGNWSIFTEESLSVNGLSLMAVFASQSIYSSLSAGHTPTQYSGTVTKVRNRVLLEIDHRPAVTVYNEWTNFHLGDSDDGYIFEKSSVYPLGRKVGSSYDYPYFKLSHSIRETENNGIELFTDINEGDTIYLMQGCKQQLIGRAANIIHSSYYNDMEFEEKLGAINIFCAGPMLNLKQDMDEVCNQINQALDGLPYICSFTFGEQGRLSGGENAHGNLMVSSATFYRLKK; encoded by the coding sequence ATGAAATTTCTATCAAAAGTCTCTTATTCCTTAGATTATAAAGTAGCGGTCGATGAGTTGCTCTCCGGAGTATTGAAAAGCGATGATATCGCCTGTCTTATTTGCTACTGCACAGAAGAGTACTCAACGTTAGCTGTGCAGCAACATTTGGTCAACGCTCTTCCTCATACTCCCATTCATGGATGCACTACTTGTCACGGCATAATGACCGAAACAGGGTTCCACTCTGGCCCTGTGATTGGTGCTCTTATCATTTATGATACAGGGATCAACGCCTACGGAACGGGGATCGAGCACTTCGGTGATTCTATAGAAAAAAACACCTTCCGAGCGATCGACAAAGCACTTAAAAACGCCAATCGAGAAGGCGAAATACCCGATTTAATCTTGCTTCATTCTACGCCTGGCAATGAAGAAAAAATCATGGCAGCCATAGACAAAAAGTTTGGAACAGCCGTACCAATTATTGGAGGCAGTGCTGCAGATAATCAGGTTTCCGGCAATTGGAGCATATTCACCGAAGAGTCTCTCTCTGTTAACGGTTTGTCTCTAATGGCGGTGTTCGCTTCTCAATCGATATATTCATCCTTAAGCGCCGGTCACACACCCACACAGTACTCTGGTACCGTGACTAAAGTCAGAAACAGAGTATTGTTGGAGATCGATCATAGGCCTGCTGTCACTGTTTATAATGAATGGACCAATTTCCACTTAGGTGACAGTGATGACGGCTATATATTCGAAAAGTCTTCTGTCTATCCATTGGGAAGGAAAGTAGGTTCTTCATACGACTACCCATATTTCAAGTTGTCGCATTCAATCCGAGAAACCGAAAACAACGGGATCGAGTTATTTACCGACATAAATGAAGGCGATACCATCTATTTGATGCAAGGCTGCAAACAACAATTAATAGGCCGCGCAGCCAACATTATTCATTCATCTTATTATAATGATATGGAATTTGAGGAAAAACTGGGGGCTATCAATATATTCTGTGCAGGTCCGATGTTAAACCTAAAACAAGACATGGATGAGGTATGCAACCAAATAAATCAAGCACTTGATGGACTACCTTATATTTGCTCTTTCACATTTGGTGAACAAGGTAGACTCTCTGGCGGCGAAAATGCACATGGAAATTTAATGGTGTCGTCAGCAACTTTCTATAGGCTAAAAAAATAA